A part of Actinoallomurus bryophytorum genomic DNA contains:
- a CDS encoding acyl-CoA dehydrogenase family protein — MWDFSTEPEFQAKLDWMDAFIRDEVEPLDLVYGGKAYMPLDDETRPIVEPLKAQVREQGLWACHLGPDLGGQGYGQLKLALMNELIGRSPWASVIFGCQAPDTGNAEIIAMYGTEEQKARYLKPLLDGECFSGFSMTEPHAGSDPRLFRTRAVRDGDGWVISGEKYFTSNAANAAFLIVMAVTDPDAHPYQRMSMFLVPTDTPGVEIVRNISTMGHRGDGGHAHIRYNDAAVGPESLLGEAGGAFAISQARLGGGRIHHAMRTVAAVKKAFDMMCERALSRETHDGNLAGKQLVQAAIADSYIEIQQFRLLILHTAWLIDQSSTKEARTQIAACKVAAARVFHDVVYRAMHIHGALGVSSDTPLARLWQSAPLMGIMDGPTEVHQSSIARRVLRQYEPATGPWPTEYLPDKIAAAREKFGVD; from the coding sequence ATGTGGGACTTTTCCACCGAGCCCGAGTTCCAGGCGAAACTGGACTGGATGGACGCGTTCATCCGTGACGAGGTCGAGCCGCTCGATCTGGTGTACGGCGGCAAGGCGTACATGCCGCTGGACGACGAGACACGCCCGATCGTCGAGCCGCTGAAGGCCCAGGTGCGCGAACAGGGCCTCTGGGCCTGCCACCTGGGCCCTGACCTGGGTGGCCAGGGGTACGGTCAGCTCAAGCTCGCTTTGATGAATGAGCTGATCGGGCGGTCCCCGTGGGCATCGGTGATCTTCGGCTGCCAGGCGCCGGACACCGGGAACGCCGAGATCATCGCGATGTACGGCACCGAGGAGCAGAAGGCCCGCTACCTCAAGCCACTGCTGGACGGCGAGTGCTTCTCGGGCTTTTCGATGACGGAGCCGCACGCCGGCTCGGACCCTCGCCTGTTCCGTACGCGCGCGGTCCGCGACGGCGACGGCTGGGTGATCAGCGGAGAGAAGTACTTCACCTCCAACGCGGCCAACGCGGCGTTCCTCATCGTGATGGCGGTGACCGACCCGGACGCGCACCCGTACCAGCGGATGTCGATGTTCCTGGTGCCCACCGACACCCCGGGCGTCGAGATCGTGCGCAACATCTCGACGATGGGCCACCGCGGCGACGGCGGTCACGCCCACATCCGCTACAACGACGCGGCCGTCGGCCCGGAGTCACTGCTCGGCGAGGCCGGCGGGGCGTTCGCGATCTCCCAGGCGCGCCTCGGCGGCGGCCGGATCCACCACGCGATGCGTACGGTCGCCGCGGTGAAGAAGGCCTTCGACATGATGTGCGAGCGTGCGCTGTCGCGGGAGACCCACGACGGCAACCTCGCCGGCAAGCAGCTCGTGCAGGCCGCCATCGCCGACTCCTACATCGAGATCCAGCAGTTCCGGCTGCTGATCCTGCACACGGCCTGGCTGATCGACCAGTCCTCCACCAAGGAGGCACGGACCCAGATCGCCGCCTGCAAGGTGGCCGCCGCGCGCGTCTTCCACGACGTCGTCTACCGGGCGATGCACATCCACGGCGCGCTCGGGGTCTCCAGCGACACTCCCCTGGCGCGGCTCTGGCAGTCCGCGCCGCTGATGGGCATCATGGACGGCCCCACCGAGGTCCACCAGTCCTCCATCGCACGCCGGGTGCTCCGGCAGTACGAGCCCGCCACGGGCCCCTGGCCCACCGAGTACCTGCCGGACAAGATCGCCGCCGCCCGCGAAAAATTCGGAGTGGATTGA
- a CDS encoding RNA-guided endonuclease InsQ/TnpB family protein yields MLTEHCGHARFVWNLAVEQHAHWRSGLRSAPGFAEQGRQLTEARAEFGWLAAGSVVVQQQALRDFAQAMANFFAGTHRRPTWRVRGRGEGFRIVAVKLGDVRRLSRHVGEVRIPKVGWVRFRRSRAVPEAVKSFRVTCDRAGRWHVAFAAIPEPIPGPGNGDVVGVDRGVRVSAALSTGQLLSAPGLRKTEAERRLRLQRRRAKARRGSNRRANLSAAIARLKAREFDRRKDWVEKTSTDLARRFDVIGVEDLKIVAMTRSARGTLAEPGRNVAQKRGLNRGILASGWGRLVARLEHKAPGRVVKVSPRYTSQTCNTCSHTAAESRESQAFFRCVACGHAANADVNAARNIADSAAGRAVAARGGSGLPEPANREPQLLLLPG; encoded by the coding sequence GTGCTGACCGAGCATTGCGGGCACGCCCGGTTCGTGTGGAATTTGGCGGTTGAGCAGCATGCCCATTGGCGTTCCGGGCTGAGGTCCGCGCCTGGGTTCGCTGAGCAGGGCCGTCAGTTGACCGAAGCCCGCGCGGAGTTCGGGTGGTTGGCCGCCGGGTCGGTTGTGGTGCAGCAACAAGCGCTTAGAGACTTCGCCCAGGCGATGGCGAACTTCTTCGCCGGGACCCATCGGCGGCCGACGTGGCGTGTGCGTGGGCGGGGCGAGGGGTTCCGGATCGTCGCGGTCAAACTCGGTGACGTGCGGCGTCTGTCCCGGCATGTCGGTGAGGTGAGGATCCCGAAGGTGGGGTGGGTGCGGTTCCGCCGGTCCCGTGCCGTCCCCGAAGCCGTCAAATCGTTCCGGGTGACCTGTGACCGGGCGGGCCGTTGGCATGTCGCGTTCGCCGCGATCCCTGAACCGATCCCCGGACCAGGGAATGGTGACGTCGTGGGCGTGGACCGGGGTGTGAGGGTCAGTGCGGCCTTGTCCACGGGGCAACTGCTGTCCGCACCCGGCCTGCGTAAAACAGAGGCGGAACGGCGTTTGCGGCTGCAGCGCAGACGCGCGAAAGCGCGACGCGGGTCCAACCGCAGGGCGAACCTGTCGGCGGCGATCGCCCGGCTGAAGGCCCGCGAATTCGATCGGCGTAAGGACTGGGTGGAGAAGACCAGCACCGATCTGGCGCGCCGGTTCGACGTGATCGGTGTCGAGGACCTGAAGATCGTGGCGATGACCCGCTCGGCCAGGGGTACCCTCGCTGAGCCTGGCAGGAATGTCGCTCAAAAGCGTGGGTTGAACCGCGGCATCCTGGCCAGTGGGTGGGGGCGGCTGGTGGCCCGGCTGGAACACAAAGCACCTGGACGGGTGGTCAAGGTCAGTCCGCGTTACACGTCGCAGACCTGCAACACCTGCAGCCACACCGCCGCGGAGAGTCGCGAGAGCCAAGCCTTCTTCCGGTGCGTTGCCTGCGGGCATGCGGCCAACGCCGACGTCAACGCGGCACGCAACATCGCCGATTCGGCCGCCGGGCGGGCGGTTGCTGCGCGGGGAGGCTCGGGATTGCCTGAGCCTGCGAACCGCGAACCTCAACTCCTCCTCCTTCCGGGATAG
- a CDS encoding class I adenylate-forming enzyme family protein: MQSLKEVSALVTAPGQLFEMDEVEIRGTRTRVWKHAPPSLRSILEISRLHGDKTFLVYEDDRLTFEEHFRHAATFAHRLASRHGVRKGDRVAIAMRNFPEWSVAFWGAAAIGAVVVPLNAWWTAPELEYGLRDSGAKVLVADEERAERLAGLLPELGMPAVVVRGSGEPPEGAETYDSFVGDLVGELPEAAIDPDDDATIFYTSGTTGRPKGALGTQRNITTNPVSLAYAMAVAGVRGGGELDEVVAPRPRVSLLSVPLFHATGCHSVLVASALAGSTIVLMHKWNPSRALELIEREGVTMFGGVPTMAWQVLTSPDFGKYDTSSLTSVSYGGAPAAPTLVEKIKELLPERIPGNGYGLTETSSVTTYNGGINYLTHPDSVGPPVAVCDVKVVDPAGSELPVGEVGELVIRGPNIIKGYWNRPEATEGAFIGGWFHSGDLARVDEEGFVYIVDRAKDMLIRGGENVYCAEVEAAIYENPAVADAAVIGVPHEVLGEEVGAVVCLRPGASLTSDDLRAFLRERIAAFKVPVHVWFREGELPRNPGGKILKTRLRQEILS; the protein is encoded by the coding sequence ATGCAGAGCCTCAAAGAGGTCAGCGCCCTGGTGACCGCGCCAGGACAGTTGTTCGAGATGGACGAGGTCGAGATCCGCGGCACGCGTACCCGGGTCTGGAAGCACGCCCCGCCCTCGCTCCGGTCGATCCTGGAGATCAGCCGGCTCCACGGGGACAAGACGTTCCTGGTCTACGAGGACGACCGGCTGACCTTCGAGGAGCACTTCCGGCACGCGGCGACGTTCGCGCACCGGCTCGCCTCGCGTCACGGCGTGCGTAAGGGCGACCGGGTGGCGATCGCGATGCGCAACTTCCCCGAATGGTCGGTCGCCTTCTGGGGGGCCGCGGCCATCGGCGCGGTGGTCGTCCCGCTCAACGCCTGGTGGACCGCGCCGGAGCTGGAGTACGGCCTGCGCGACAGCGGCGCGAAGGTCCTCGTCGCCGACGAGGAGCGTGCCGAACGGCTCGCCGGCCTGCTGCCGGAGCTCGGCATGCCGGCGGTCGTCGTACGGGGTTCCGGCGAGCCGCCCGAGGGCGCGGAGACCTACGACTCCTTCGTCGGTGACCTGGTCGGCGAGCTGCCCGAGGCCGCCATCGACCCGGACGACGACGCGACGATCTTCTATACGTCGGGGACGACCGGCCGCCCCAAGGGCGCGCTCGGCACCCAGCGCAACATCACCACGAACCCGGTGAGCCTCGCGTACGCGATGGCCGTGGCCGGTGTACGCGGGGGCGGCGAGCTGGACGAGGTGGTCGCGCCCCGGCCCCGCGTGTCACTGCTGAGCGTGCCGCTGTTCCACGCGACGGGCTGCCACTCGGTGCTCGTCGCCAGCGCCCTGGCCGGCAGCACGATCGTGCTGATGCACAAGTGGAACCCCTCCCGCGCCCTCGAACTCATCGAGCGCGAGGGCGTCACGATGTTCGGCGGCGTACCCACGATGGCCTGGCAGGTGCTGACGTCGCCGGACTTCGGCAAGTACGACACCTCGAGCCTGACCTCGGTCTCGTACGGCGGCGCCCCCGCGGCCCCGACCCTGGTCGAAAAGATCAAGGAGCTGCTGCCGGAGCGCATCCCCGGCAACGGCTACGGCCTGACCGAGACCTCGTCGGTGACGACGTACAACGGCGGGATCAACTACCTGACCCACCCGGACAGCGTCGGCCCGCCGGTCGCGGTCTGCGACGTGAAGGTCGTCGACCCCGCGGGTTCGGAGCTGCCGGTCGGAGAGGTCGGTGAGCTGGTCATCAGGGGCCCGAACATCATCAAGGGCTACTGGAACCGCCCCGAGGCCACCGAAGGGGCCTTCATCGGCGGCTGGTTCCACAGTGGCGACCTGGCACGCGTCGACGAGGAGGGCTTCGTCTACATCGTCGACCGGGCCAAGGACATGCTCATCCGCGGTGGCGAGAACGTCTACTGCGCCGAGGTCGAGGCCGCGATCTATGAGAACCCGGCGGTCGCCGACGCGGCCGTCATCGGCGTCCCGCACGAGGTGCTCGGCGAGGAGGTCGGCGCGGTGGTCTGCCTGCGGCCGGGCGCCTCGCTGACATCGGACGACCTGCGAGCCTTCCTGCGGGAGCGGATCGCGGCGTTCAAGGTGCCGGTCCACGTCTGGTTCCGCGAGGGCGAGCTTCCCCGCAATCCGGGCGGCAAGATCCTCAAGACCCGCCTGCGCCAGGAGATTCTCAGCTGA